Genomic DNA from Candidatus Omnitrophota bacterium:
TTCATATCTGATATCGAATTTAAGCACGGTCGGTGACTCGCTCGCCAAGCAGCCCTGTCGGTTTAAACAGCAGCAGCGCGATGAGGATCACGAACGCAAACACATTCTTCCATTGCGAGGAGAGATACCCCGCCCCCAGCCCCTCGAGCAACCCGAGGGCCAGGCCTCCCAGCATCGCGCCGGGGATGTTGCCGATGCCGCCGAGCACGGCCGCCGTGAAGGCCTTCAACCCCACCATGTAGCCGTCGTGAAAATTGATGGTGCCGTAGTGCAATCCAAAGAGCATCCCGCCCATGGCCGCGAACATCGAGCCGATGGCAAAAGTGATAGCGATGATCCGATCGACGGGAATCCCCAGCAAGGCGCAGGCGTTGAGATCTTGGGAGGTGGCGCGCATGGCCATCCCAAGCTTGGTGCGCATCACGAGCGCTTGTAAACTCAGCATCAGCGCGCCGCTCATGACCCATGCCACCACCTGCATCAAGGTGATCGAAACCCCGCCGATGTCCCATCGCATCAAGGGAATCGGATTCGGAAACCGCCGATCGTTCGGGCCATAGAACACCATCAAGACATTCTGCAAGAGGAAGGACATGCCGATGGCGGTGATCAACGCATTCAGCCGAGGGGCTCGGCGGATGGGCCGATAGGCGAATCGTTCGACGCCAAGGCCAAGCCACGCAGACACGGCCATGGCACCCACGCCCATGATGACCACCACGACGGCCCATGGGAACCCGCCACCGAGAGCCAGGACGAGACTTAAGGCGATATACGCGCCGACGATGAAGATCTCCCCATGGGCAAAGTTGATCAGCTGGATCACGCCGTAAATCATCGTGTAGCCTAAGGCGATGAGGGCGTAAATCGCGCCGAGGGTGAAGCCGTTGGCGAGCTGCTGAAGAAAAAGTTGGAGGGACGTCATGAATTCGCACACAGCACCTAGCACACAGCATACAGCAATGGCTCTATCTGTGTGCTGTTTGCTGTGTGCTGTCTGCTGATGTCAGGTTTGGGGCTGAAAGATAAAGCGGCCGTCTTTGTCGGTGTAGGTGCCGACCTCGACAAATGAGCCGTTCTTGACGGTGACGAGGCCGATGTCGCGGATAAGCGTATCGCCCTTCTCATCGAAATTCTGCGTGCCGAAAATGCCGGGAAAATCCTTGAGCGTTTTCATGGCGGCCAACACCGCGGCGCGGTCTTTCTTGCCCGCGGCGCGAATGGCCCAAATCGCCATGTTGGTCGCTTCATAGGCATACGACGAATAGGCGCCGACCGGGCCGAATTTCGCTTCAAAAGCCTTCACGAACGCCTGCGCGGTCGGGATGCGATGAATATCGGCTCCTAATTTGGTCAAATAGACGCCCTCGGCCGCTTGGGGAGTGGCGAGATGGATGAGCTCCGCATCGAAGAGGCCATCACCGCCCATAAACTGGCTGGTGATGCCGAGCTCGGCCCGCTGTTTAATCAATAACGCCCCCTGCGGATACATGCCGGCGAAAAAGATCAGATCCGGATTCAACGACTTGATTTTTGTCAGCAACGGCACGAAATCCTTGTCTTCTTGCGAAATGCCCTCATGGCCGATGATTTCCATCTGCACCGTGCTGGCTTTCTTGATGAACTCATTTGCCAAACCGCGGCCATAGGTCGTCATGTCATCCAAGAGGAAGACCCGTTTGGCCTGCAGCTGCTCAGCGGCGAAGCTGGCCGCGGCCGGCCCTTGCAGATCGTCGGTGGGGCAGGTCCGGAAAAAGTTCTCGAAGCCTTGCCGGGAAATCTGCGGATTCGACGACACGGGACAGATTTGCAGCATCCAGGCCTGATGATAGACCGCCGAGGCCGGCATCGTGCAGGAGGAGTTCAGATGGCCAACGATCACGACCACATCCGAATCGGAGACGAGCCGCTTCGCGGCCGCCACGGTCTGCGTGGGGCTATGCTGATCATCCAGCGCTTCCAGGCGCAGGGTGTACCCTGGCAAAATCGGACCGCGCGCATTGGCCTGCTCGACCGCGAGCTGCGCGCCATGCATCATGTCTTGCCCTTCCATGGCTTGATCGCCGGTGAGCGGGCCGACAAAGCCGATCTTGATGACGGGCTCAGGCTTACCGCAGCCGGCCGCGAGCAGGAGAAGAAGAGTCATGGGGACGGTTCTCTTTTTCAACGAAAAAGAGAACCGTCCCCAGCGTCTAGCTCGTTGACTCAGACGCATGGTCAATCGCCGCTTGCCACTTCAGCGCCTCGGGCGATTCCTGTTTGCTCTGATAGATGACGAAGCCGAGGACGATCACACACACCAACACGACGAGCCAGATCACCGCCGAGGGCTGCTCCGCTTTGACAACAAACGGCAGGATGAGCAAGCTCACGAGATTCATCACTTTGATGAGCGGATTCAGCGCAGGCCCAGCCGTATCTTTCAGCGGATCCCCAACGGTATCGCCGGTGATCGAGGCCTTATGGGCTTCCGAGCCTTTGCCGCCGTAGTGGCCGTCTTCCACAAATTTCTTCGCGTTATCCCACGCCCCGCCGGCATTGGCCATGAAGACCGCCAGCAGCTGCCCGGAGAGGATGATGCCCGCAAGAAATCCCCCCAGCGCTTCCTTATGGAGCAGCAGCCCGACGACGATCGGCATCAACACCGCCAGCAACCCAGGACCGATCAGCTCCCGCTGGGCTTCGGCCGTGCAGATGGAGACCACGCGGCCGTAATCCGGCGTTTTCGTGCCGTCCCAAATCGCTTTATCTTTGAATTGCAGCCGCACTTCCTGCACGATCAAAAACGCCGCCCGGCCGACGGCGCGGATCGTCATCGAGCTGAACAGAAACGGCACCGCCCCGCCGATGAGAAAGCCGATGAAGACGATCGGTTCGGAAATGGACAGGCGAGAGGCGATCTGCTCGTAGGTGGCACCGGAAAATTTCGCCGCGTCGGTGATGAAGGCGTTGAACAGCGACACCGCCGCGATCACGGCCGAGCCGATGGCGATCCCCTTCGTGATGGCTTTCGTCGTGTTGCCGCACGCATCCAGATCGGCCAGGGTTTGCCGAGCCTTTTTATCCAGATGCGCCATTTCGCCGATGCCGTTGGCGTTATCCGCCACCGGCCCGAAGACGTCCATCGAAATATTGTTGCCGGTTAAGGTCAGCATCCCGATGCCGCACATCGCGACCCCGTAGGCAATGTACGTGGGATTCGTCCCGGCATAGATGAGGAAGGATGCGAAGACCGCCAGCGCAATGACGAGAATCGACCACACGCTGCTTTCATAGCCAACCGAAATACCGGTGATGATCGTCGTGGCATGGCCGGTCTGGGTGGAGCGCGCCACGGATTGCACCGGTGGCTTTTCCGGTGCGGTGAAGTAATCCGTCAAATAGTTGATGGCAATCGCCAGCAAGATCCCGATCAATGTGGTCCACACCGGCCGCATATCCAAACCAGCCACTCCGAAACTGATCCATCCCGGCAGCGCTACGGCCTCAGGAAAACGCAAATAGTAGAAGCCGACGACGCAAAAACCGATGATCGAGACCGCGGCCGACACTGCAAAGCCGGTGTGGATGGCCTTCATGGCGGCCCGGGCTTCTTCCGTCGTCCGCACCAGGTAGGTGCCGATAATGGAGCTGACGACGCCGATGGCGCGGACCAGCAGCGGAAAGATCACGCCCTTATGGCCGAAGGATGCCCAGCCGAGGATCATGGCTGAAACGATGGTGACCTCATATGATTCGAAAATATCCGCGGCCATGCCAGCACAGTCGCCGACGTTATCGCCCACGTTATCAGCAATGGTTGCCGCGTTGCGGGGATCATCCTCCGGGATGTTATGCTCAAGCTTCCCGACAAGATCCGCCCCGACATCAGCCGCCTTGGTGTAGATCCCGCCGCCCACGCGCATGAACAACGCCAGCAGCGTGCCGCCAAAGCCAAAACCGAGGAGCACCTCGTACGCCTTCTCGCCATAGACCATGAAGATCAACGTGCCGCCCAGCAGCCCAAGCCCGTCGGTGAGCATGCCGGTGATCGTGCCGGTGCGATACGCGATCTTCAGCGCCTCGGCAAAGCTGGTGCGAGCGGCCGCGGCCACGCGCACGTTGCCCTGCACCGCCATGTTCATGCCGATGAAACCTACAGTCGCAGAAAAAATTGAGCCCATCAAAAACGCGCAGGCGCGGCCGACGGCGATCGAGGTCTCCCCGGCGGTGAAGTACAGCAGCCCCGTCAAGACCAAGATCAGCAGCGCAATCGCCTTGAATTGGCGCTGCAGATACGCATTCGCCCCCAGGCGGATCGCGCCGCTGATGCGCTTCATCGCCTCGGTCCCCTGATCTTTGCTGAGCATCTGCCCGACGAGCAGGCCGGCGTAGAGCAAGCCAGCCACCGCCACCAGCAGCACCACGAACAGCGCGATCCGCTCCCAGAAGGTGAAATTGGGATCGGCGATCACCGAATAGGAGAATAACGACGCCATCACGATGCCTTCGCTACGGTGCGGATTTCCGGCTCGATTCAAGAGGGGGGGCGACGACACCGCCGGACAAGATCAGCTTCATCGCGTCTTCCACGGACATGGTCAGGGGAATCACGTCTTTCTCGCGGAGAAAGATGATGGGGCCGGTCACGGGCGAGGGGGGTGTCGGGATCAGCACGGTCACCAGCGTCTCCGGCGCCCCGGTGACAGACGTGGTGGTCTCATTGGTGACGAAGGCGATGGAAAACGAGCCGAGCCTGGGCCACTCCACCAAGACGACATGGCGGAAGGCCGCCTGCCCCTTGCCTTCCTCTTTGAAGAGGAATTGCGCGAGCTGTTTGGCCGCCGGATAGATTTTCTTGATGATCGGCAGCCGCACGAGCCAGGCCTCAAGGGTGTGGAAGATGACGCGCCCCACGACGTGAACGGAGAGCACGCCCACCAGCAGAATGATCAGGAGGGTGACCAAGAGGCCAAGCCCGGGGATCGCATACGGGAGATACTGTCCTAAGAATTGGTCGGAAAATCTGAAGATGATTTTCACGACCCACGCGGTCACCGCCACGGGGAATAACGTCGCGAGTCCGGTGATGAAGTAGCGGCGGATGGCCAGGCCGACACGGCGCGAGAAGGACGCTGAGGGCCCTGGGTTGGGAGCGCTGGGCTTCGGAAGGTCAGGCATCGGATCGTGGGACAATGCTACCGTGCCGTCGGCAATTCGTCAACAAGCTTCCTAGGCAGGGGTGCGGTCTTGGGCATGGTGCTTGATGTTCTTGCCCTGCGCCATGTAGATCACGTCTTCGGCCACATTGGTGGCGTGGTCGGCGATGCGTTCGATATGCCGGGAGACGAGAATGAGATTCACCGAACGCGTGATGGCTTTGGGATCCTCCATCATGTAGGTCAGCAACTCACGGAAGATTTGATCGTCATACTGATCCACCTCGTCGTCGCGCTCGCAGACCGATTGGGCGAGCGCCGCGTCCTGCCGGACGAACGCATCCAGGCTGTCTTTCACCATCTGCTGGGCCACCTCGGCCATGCGCGGGATATCGATGAGGGGCTTGAGCAGCGGCTCTTTCAAGAGCTCCAGCGTCCGCTCGGCGATGTTGACCGCCTGATCGCCCATGCGCTCCAAATCATTATTAAT
This window encodes:
- a CDS encoding branched-chain amino acid ABC transporter permease, whose product is MTSLQLFLQQLANGFTLGAIYALIALGYTMIYGVIQLINFAHGEIFIVGAYIALSLVLALGGGFPWAVVVVIMGVGAMAVSAWLGLGVERFAYRPIRRAPRLNALITAIGMSFLLQNVLMVFYGPNDRRFPNPIPLMRWDIGGVSITLMQVVAWVMSGALMLSLQALVMRTKLGMAMRATSQDLNACALLGIPVDRIIAITFAIGSMFAAMGGMLFGLHYGTINFHDGYMVGLKAFTAAVLGGIGNIPGAMLGGLALGLLEGLGAGYLSSQWKNVFAFVILIALLLFKPTGLLGERVTDRA
- a CDS encoding branched-chain amino acid ABC transporter substrate-binding protein, with the translated sequence MTLLLLLAAGCGKPEPVIKIGFVGPLTGDQAMEGQDMMHGAQLAVEQANARGPILPGYTLRLEALDDQHSPTQTVAAAKRLVSDSDVVVIVGHLNSSCTMPASAVYHQAWMLQICPVSSNPQISRQGFENFFRTCPTDDLQGPAAASFAAEQLQAKRVFLLDDMTTYGRGLANEFIKKASTVQMEIIGHEGISQEDKDFVPLLTKIKSLNPDLIFFAGMYPQGALLIKQRAELGITSQFMGGDGLFDAELIHLATPQAAEGVYLTKLGADIHRIPTAQAFVKAFEAKFGPVGAYSSYAYEATNMAIWAIRAAGKKDRAAVLAAMKTLKDFPGIFGTQNFDEKGDTLIRDIGLVTVKNGSFVEVGTYTDKDGRFIFQPQT
- a CDS encoding sodium-translocating pyrophosphatase — translated: MASLFSYSVIADPNFTFWERIALFVVLLVAVAGLLYAGLLVGQMLSKDQGTEAMKRISGAIRLGANAYLQRQFKAIALLILVLTGLLYFTAGETSIAVGRACAFLMGSIFSATVGFIGMNMAVQGNVRVAAAARTSFAEALKIAYRTGTITGMLTDGLGLLGGTLIFMVYGEKAYEVLLGFGFGGTLLALFMRVGGGIYTKAADVGADLVGKLEHNIPEDDPRNAATIADNVGDNVGDCAGMAADIFESYEVTIVSAMILGWASFGHKGVIFPLLVRAIGVVSSIIGTYLVRTTEEARAAMKAIHTGFAVSAAVSIIGFCVVGFYYLRFPEAVALPGWISFGVAGLDMRPVWTTLIGILLAIAINYLTDYFTAPEKPPVQSVARSTQTGHATTIITGISVGYESSVWSILVIALAVFASFLIYAGTNPTYIAYGVAMCGIGMLTLTGNNISMDVFGPVADNANGIGEMAHLDKKARQTLADLDACGNTTKAITKGIAIGSAVIAAVSLFNAFITDAAKFSGATYEQIASRLSISEPIVFIGFLIGGAVPFLFSSMTIRAVGRAAFLIVQEVRLQFKDKAIWDGTKTPDYGRVVSICTAEAQRELIGPGLLAVLMPIVVGLLLHKEALGGFLAGIILSGQLLAVFMANAGGAWDNAKKFVEDGHYGGKGSEAHKASITGDTVGDPLKDTAGPALNPLIKVMNLVSLLILPFVVKAEQPSAVIWLVVLVCVIVLGFVIYQSKQESPEALKWQAAIDHASESTS
- a CDS encoding DUF502 domain-containing protein, which gives rise to MPDLPKPSAPNPGPSASFSRRVGLAIRRYFITGLATLFPVAVTAWVVKIIFRFSDQFLGQYLPYAIPGLGLLVTLLIILLVGVLSVHVVGRVIFHTLEAWLVRLPIIKKIYPAAKQLAQFLFKEEGKGQAAFRHVVLVEWPRLGSFSIAFVTNETTTSVTGAPETLVTVLIPTPPSPVTGPIIFLREKDVIPLTMSVEDAMKLILSGGVVAPPLESSRKSAP
- the phoU gene encoding phosphate signaling complex protein PhoU; the encoded protein is MQRHVDVELQRLKDELVRMAGLAEAAIGLSVKALVKRDADMARQVIASDGAINQLEIEIDELCLRTMALYQPEAKDLRFIAMALKINNDLERMGDQAVNIAERTLELLKEPLLKPLIDIPRMAEVAQQMVKDSLDAFVRQDAALAQSVCERDDEVDQYDDQIFRELLTYMMEDPKAITRSVNLILVSRHIERIADHATNVAEDVIYMAQGKNIKHHAQDRTPA